The following proteins are encoded in a genomic region of Alnus glutinosa chromosome 8, dhAlnGlut1.1, whole genome shotgun sequence:
- the LOC133875646 gene encoding uncharacterized protein LOC133875646, with amino-acid sequence MEIFSRNGLLIILLLFVSGAVQTYGETKTCPSKKSPCFLKKMKCPAECPTSSSKDPKAKVCIVNCDSPICKAQCKKRKPNCNAPGSGCYDPRFIGGDGIVFYFHGKSNEHFSLVSDLNLQINARFIGLRPAGRTRDYTWIQALGVLFDSNTFSLEAATAATWDDEVDHLKFSYNGNELTIPEGHRSVWRSPENDIRVERTSEKNSLTVILPEMAEISINVVPVTKEDDRIHNYQIPSDDCFAHLEVQFRFYGLSSKVEGVLGRSYQPDFVNPAKPGVAMPVVGGEDRYRTTSLLSADCSSCIFSPAGVLNQKDSLVMEYSMLDCTGGSTSGNGIVCRK; translated from the exons ATGGAGATCTTCAGCAGGAATGGCTTATTGATCATTCTGCTACTCTTTGTATCTGGTGCTGTACAAACCTACGGAGAAACAAAGACCTGCCCCAGCAAAAAGAGCCCATGCTTTCTCAAAAAGATGAAGTGCCCAGCTGAATGCCCAACATCATCATCAAAAGACCCCAAAGCAAAAGTTTGCATTGTCAACTGTGATTCACCCATATGCAAAGCACAGTGCAAAA AGCGCAAACCAAACTGCAATGCCCCCGGATCAGGATGTTATGATCCCCGCTTCATTGGTGGAGACGGCATCGTTTTCTACTTCCACGGCAAGAGCAACGAGCATTTCAGCTTAGTTTCCGATCTCAACCTTCAAATCAATGCCCGCTTCATCGGCCTCCGGCCAGCAGGCCGAACCAGGGACTACACTTGGATTCAAGCTCTCGGCGTTCTCTTTGACTCCAACACTTTCTCCCTCGAGGCTGCGACAGCAGCGACATGGGATGATGAAGTTGACCATTTGAAATTCTCTTACAATGGGAATGAGTTAACCATACCAGAAGGCCATCGCTCTGTATGGAGAAGCCCTGAAAACGACATTAGAGTGGAGAGAACATCGGAAAAGAATAGCTTGACGGTCATTCTCCCAGAGATGGCAGAGATATCAATCAATGTTGTGCCCGTGACCAAGGAAGATGACAGAATCCACAACTATCAGATTCCTTCAGATGACTGTTTTGCTCACTTGGAGGTGCAATTCAGATTCTACGGCCTATCCTCGAAAGTTGAAGGAGTGCTTGGCAGGTCTTACCAGCCGGATTTCGTGAATCCGGCCAAGCCAGGGGTGGCAATGCCAGTCGTGGGAGGCGAGGACCGGTACAGAACCACATCACTTCTCTCAGCAGATTGCagctcttgtattttctctCCAGCTGGAGTTTTGAACCAAAAGGACTCATTGGTGATGGAATATAGCATGCTAGACTGCACCGGTGGATCCACCAGTGGAAATGGAATAGTTTGCAGGAAGTAA
- the LOC133874632 gene encoding uncharacterized protein LOC133874632 has product MLGRNGLFIILLLFVSSAAGHAKVQTKVETKTCPSLKSPCCFKKMKCPAECPTSYPKDPNAKACYVNCYSPICKAECKKRKPNCNAPGAGCYDPRFIGGDGIVFYFHGKKNEQFSLVSDLNLQINARFIGLRPAGRTRDYTWIQALGVLFDSNTFSLEAATAATWDDEVDHLKFSYNGNELTIPEGHLSVWKSPENDISVERTSEKNSVTIILPEVAEISVNVVPVTKEDDRIHNYQIPSDDCFAHLEVQFRFYGLSSKVEGVLGRTYQPDFENPAKPGVAMPVVGGEDKYRTTSLLSTDCSSCVFSPAEVSEQKDSSVMQYGMLDCTGGATGGNGIVCRK; this is encoded by the exons ATGTTAGGCAGGAATGGCTTATTCATCATTCTGCTACTCTTTGTATCTTCTGCTGCTGGACATGCCAAAGTTCAAACCAAAGTAGAAACAAAGACCTGCCCCAGCCTAAAGAGCCCATGCTGTTTCAAAAAGATGAAGTGCCCAGCTGAATGCCCAACTTCATATCCAAAAGATCCCAATGCAAAAGCTTGCTATGTCAACTGTTATTCACCCATATGCAAAGCAGAGTGCAAAA AACGCAAACCAAACTGCAATGCTCCCGGAGCAGGATGCTATGATCCCCGCTTCATTGGTGGAGACGGCATCGTTTTTTACTTCCACGGCAAGAAAAACGAGCAGTTCAGCTTAGTTTCCGATCTCAACCTTCAAATCAATGCCCGCTTCATTGGCCTCCGGCCAGCAGGCCGAACCAGGGACTACACTTGGATTCAAGCCCTCGGGGTTCTCTTTGACTCCAACACTTTCTCCCTCGAGGCCGCTACAGCAGCGACATGGGATGACGAAGTTGACCATTTGAAATTCTCTTACAATGGGAATGAGTTAACCATACCAGAAGGCCATCTCTCTGTATGGAAAAGCCCTGAAAACGACATTAGTGTGGAGAGAACATCGGAAAAAAACAGCGTGACGATCATTCTCCCAGAGGTGGCAGAGATATCAGTCAATGTTGTGCCCGTGACCAAGGAAGATGACAGAATCCACAACTATCAGATTCCTTCAGATGACTGTTTTGCTCACTTGGAGGTACAGTTCAGATTCTACGGCCTGTCCTCGAAAGTTGAAGGAGTGCTTGGCAGGACTTACCAGCCGGATTTCGAGAATCCGGCAAAGCCAGGGGTAGCAATGCCAGTCGTGGGAGGTGAGGACAAGTACAGAACCACATCACTTCTCTCAACGGATTGTAGCTCTTGTGTTTTCTCTCCAGCTGAAGTTTCAGAGCAAAAGGACTCGTCGGTGATGCAATATGGCATGCTAGACTGCACTGGTGGAGCTACCGGTGGAAATGGAATAGTTTGCAGGAAGTAA
- the LOC133875542 gene encoding protein root UVB sensitive 1, chloroplastic translates to MGCVFRASCLLGSLVSPTITPPEKWPFVSTCLLPLSLRSSLFPFLASATTMTRVHGLPCKNQQRDNLEIIRGNPSSFHPLFLPLLLANGGGGSSGDDDDNNNNNNNNGGWDNPFDSEGSWWWNDDSSGPHNPFLVFLLFCSSMLFCFCHLQLAKSALARTTTTSSASTSLEESESLESLSVWEVRGGKWTKLIADFFKDVFVVEQPGTGSGSTQSFIPEKLWLRCRDLFMGLMLPDGFPHSVTSDYLEYSLWRGVQGIASQISGVLATQALLYAVGLGKGAIPTAAAINWVLKDGIGYLSKIMLSKFGRHFDVNPKGWRLFADLLENTAFGLEMLTPAFPHLFVFIGATAGAGRSAAALIQASTRSCFYAGFAAQRNFAEVIAKGEAQGMVSKSIGIMLGIALATSIGSSTSLALASFSVVTWIHMFCNLKSYQSIQLRTLNPYRASLVFSEYLLSGQAPPIKEVNDEEPLFPALPFLNVNSSYKAQPHVLSSDAKDAAADIDSRLQLGSKLSDIVRNKEDLLALSNLYKNEGYILAEHKGQFCVVLKESSSPHDMLKALFQVNYLYWLEKNVGLEERSASNDCRNGGRLQISLEYVEREFNHVKTDGDSLGWVMDGLIARPLPNRIRLEHVVASSIAS, encoded by the exons ATGGGCTGCGTTTTTAGAGCTTCATGCCTTTTGGGAAGTTTGGTGTCTCCTACAATCACTCCACCAGAGAAATGGCCATTTGTCTCTACATGTCTATTGCCACTTAGTCTCAGGTCATCCCTATTCCCATTCCTTGCCAGCGCCACCACCATGACTCGTGTTCATGGGCTGCCTTGTAAAAACCAACAAAGAGATAATCTGGAAATAATCAGAGGAAACCCTTCATCTTTTCATCCTCTGTTCCTTCCTCTGCTGCTGGCTAATGGCGGTGGTGGCAGCAGCGGCGACGACgacgacaacaacaacaacaacaacaacaatggtGGTTGGGATAACCCTTTCGATTCTGAGGGTTCTTGGTGGTGGAATGATGATTCTTCCGGTCCTCATAACCCCTTTCTTGTCTTCTTGTTATTTTGTTCCTCCATGTTATTCTGCTTCTGCCACTTGCAATTGGCCAAATCTGCTCTTGCAAGAACTACTACTACTAGTAGTGCTTCTACCTCTCTGGAAGAATCCGAGTCATTGGAGTCATTGTCTGTTTGGGAAGTCAGGGGAGGCAAGTGGACCAAGCTTATTgctgatttttttaaagatgtATTCGTCGTTGAACAACCTGGTACTGGTTCTGGTAGTACTCAATCCTTCATCCCAGAGAAGTTGTGGTTGCGGTGCAGAGATCTCTTCATGGGTTTGATGCTACCGGATGGTTTTCCCCACAGTGTAACTAGTGATTACTTGGAATACTCTCTGTGGAGAGGAGTCCAAGGTATTGCCAGCCAAATCAGTGGTGTCCTTGCCACACAGGCCTTGCTCTATGCTGTTGGATTGGGGAAAGGAGCTATTCCTACCGCTGCTGCTATCAACTGGGTACTCAAGGATGGAATTGGGTATCTCAGCAAAATTATGCTCTCCAAGTTTGGGCGGCATTTTGATGTGAATCCCAAAGGATGGAGGTTGTTTGCTGATCTTTTGGAAAACACTGCCTTTGGATTGGAGATGTTAACCCCTGCTTTCCCACATCTTTTTGTTTTCATTGGTGCTACTGCCGGAGCAGGACGCTCGGCTGCTGCACTCATCCAG GCCTCTACCAGGAGTTGTTTCTATGCTGGTTTTGCTGCGCAAAGGAACTTTGCTGAG GTAATTGCGAAGGGTGAAGCTCAAGGAATGGTGAGCAAGTCTATCGGTATCATGCTTGGTATAGCATTGGCTACTTCCATTGGCTCCTCTACATCTCTTGCCCTAGCTTCTTTTAGTGTGGTGACTTGGATTCACATGTTCTGCAATCTGAAGTCATATCAATCCATTCAACTAAGGACTTTAAATCCTTATCGTGCAA GTTTGGTGTTTAGTGAATATCTCCTTAGCGGCCAAGCACCTCCAATCAAAGAAGTCAATGATGAGGAACCACTTTTCCCAGCTCTACCATTTCTTAATGTAAATTCCTCATACAAA GCACAACCACATGTCCTATCTTCTGACGCAAAGGATGCGGCTGCTGACATTGATAGTCGACTGCAGCTAGGATCTAAGCTCAGTGATATTGTCCGCAACAAGGAGGATTTACTTGCACTGTCGAATCTGTATAAGAACGAAGGCTACATTTTGGCTGAGCACAAAGGTCAATTCTGT GTTGTGCTTAAAGAAAGTTCTTCACCCCATGACATGCTAAAGGCACTGTTCCAAGTCAACTACTTGTATTGGTTGGAGAAAAATGTGGGATTGGAAGAAAGAAGTGCTTCTAATGACTGCAGAAATGGGGGGAGGCTGCAAATATCTCTAGAGTATGTGGAGAGGGAATTCAACCATGTTAAAACTGATGGGGATTCACTGGGTTGGGTCATGGATGGGCTTATTGCAAGGCCTTTGCCAAACAGGATTCGCCTGGAGCATGTGGTGGCTTCTTCGATTGCTTCTTGA